One stretch of Burkholderia pyrrocinia DNA includes these proteins:
- a CDS encoding efflux transporter outer membrane subunit, which translates to MRLLVLPLVLALALSACSMAPTLVKPAMPVPTAYTAAAAADQHANAADLGWRTMFGDRRLQRLIEIALDNNRDLRLAALNVDAAEAQYGIQRSARLPSIGAGANFTRQRTAADPQSNPPLFETTQTQYGVNVGISAFEIDLFGRVKSQSDAAFARYLATDHGRRAVQISLVGAVADAYFAERLAQEQRRLSERTLGDWQQSLDLARRLKEAHQASGVDIAQAEGQVASATADLEARTRAVEQARNALRLLLGTEPPKDLPDALPLHQQPVMTQLPAGLPSELLFRRPDIQQAEQNLVAANADIGAARAAFFPRLSLTSSIGFLSPAMGSLFAGGQNVWSFAPQVSVPIFQGGRLRAELRLAEVRKSSAVAEYERSIQTAFREVADGLAGRETFGHQIEAQTRVVSSAERRTDLSNLRYRAGVEGRLELLDSQRQLYAARQALLDLRRSELGNAVALYKALGGGLTEQDVAPSTSVVQN; encoded by the coding sequence ATGCGATTGCTTGTTCTTCCCCTCGTTCTTGCCCTTGCCCTGTCGGCGTGTTCGATGGCGCCGACGCTGGTCAAACCGGCAATGCCGGTGCCGACGGCCTACACGGCCGCCGCGGCCGCCGATCAGCACGCGAACGCGGCCGATCTCGGCTGGCGCACGATGTTCGGCGACCGCCGCCTGCAGCGCCTGATCGAGATCGCGCTCGACAACAACCGCGACCTGCGCCTCGCGGCGCTGAATGTCGACGCCGCCGAAGCGCAGTACGGCATTCAGCGCTCGGCGCGCCTGCCGTCCATCGGTGCCGGCGCGAACTTCACGCGCCAGCGCACGGCGGCCGACCCGCAGTCGAACCCGCCGCTGTTCGAAACGACGCAAACCCAGTACGGCGTGAACGTCGGCATCAGCGCGTTCGAGATCGACCTGTTCGGCCGCGTGAAGTCGCAGTCGGATGCGGCATTCGCGCGCTACCTCGCGACCGATCACGGCCGCCGCGCGGTGCAGATCTCGCTCGTCGGCGCGGTGGCGGACGCGTATTTCGCGGAACGCCTCGCCCAGGAGCAGCGCCGGTTGTCCGAGCGCACGCTCGGCGACTGGCAGCAGTCGCTCGATCTCGCACGACGCCTCAAGGAAGCGCATCAGGCGAGCGGTGTCGACATCGCGCAGGCCGAAGGCCAGGTCGCGAGCGCCACCGCCGATCTGGAAGCACGCACGCGTGCCGTCGAACAGGCGCGCAACGCGCTGCGCCTGCTGCTCGGCACCGAGCCGCCGAAGGATCTGCCCGACGCGCTGCCGCTGCACCAACAGCCGGTGATGACGCAACTGCCGGCCGGCCTGCCGTCCGAACTGCTGTTCCGCCGCCCGGATATCCAGCAGGCCGAACAGAATCTCGTCGCCGCGAATGCGGACATCGGCGCCGCGCGCGCCGCGTTTTTCCCGCGCCTGTCGCTGACCTCGTCGATCGGCTTCCTCAGCCCGGCGATGGGCAGCCTGTTCGCCGGCGGCCAGAACGTGTGGAGCTTCGCACCGCAGGTCTCGGTGCCGATCTTCCAGGGCGGCCGGCTGCGCGCCGAGCTGCGCCTCGCGGAAGTGCGCAAGTCCAGCGCGGTGGCCGAATACGAACGCTCGATCCAGACCGCGTTCCGCGAAGTCGCCGACGGCCTCGCCGGGCGCGAAACCTTCGGCCACCAGATCGAAGCGCAGACGCGCGTGGTCAGCTCGGCCGAACGCCGCACCGACCTGTCGAACCTGCGCTATCGCGCGGGTGTCGAGGGGCGGCTGGAGTTGCTGGATTCGCAGCGGCAGCTCTATGCGGCACGGCAGGCGCTGCTCGACCTGCGTCGCAGCGAGCTCGGCAATGCCGTCGCGCTGTACAAGGCGCTCGGCGGCGGCCTGACGGAACAGGATGTCGCACCTTCAACGAGCGTGGTGCAGAACTGA
- a CDS encoding multidrug efflux RND transporter permease subunit, which translates to MAEFFIRRPVFAWVIALFIILMGLIAIPQLPIARYPSVAPPTVTITATYPGSTPQTMNDGVLSLIERELSGVKNLLYFESSADTSGSAQITVTFKPGTDPAMAQVDVQNKLKTVEPRLPSVVRQNGVIVESATSGFLMLVGLRSDSGRFDEGALSDYMARSVAEELRRIDGVGRVQLFGSERAMRVWVNPQKLIDYGLSMSDLTTAIGQQNVQIAPGSLGASPALPGQRVSVPLTVQGQLTTPEEFAAVVLRANADGSRVVLGDVARVELGSQGYGFVNRENGKPATLAGVLLSPGANAVKTADAVRTRMAELSKAMPSGMTYSIPFDTSPFVKISIEKVLHTLIEAMVLVFLVMYLFLQNVRYTLIPAIVAPVAMLGTFTIMAMTGFSINVLTMFGMVLAIGIIVDDAIVVVENVERLMAEEGLSPKEATSKAMKEITGAIVGITLVLTAVFIPMAMSSGSVSVIYKQFTLSMAVSILFSALLALTLTPALCATMLKPLEPGHHEKRGFFGWFNRRFDRLTKWYETRVGRLVRRTGRMMLLFVAIAGALVFGFKNLPSSFLPDEDQGYFMTSFLLPADATTERTHDVVKKLERHLASRAAIQSNISVMGYGFSGQGSNAALNWAVLKDWKNRGGSSTLEESMLAQQAMAGATEGAVMSLLPPAIDEMGNSSGFTMRLEDRANQGEAALKAAEAKLLGLAAQSRIVTGVYPDSLPAGTSVRLEIDRAKAQALGVSFTTLSDTLSTAMGSTYVNDFPNAGRMQQVIIQADAPARMQIDNVMKLYVRNAAGGMVPLSEMVRPVWTDTPLQMVRFQGYPSARISGGAAPGQSSGAAMAEMERLAAQLPPGFAVEWTGQSLQERQSASQAPMLMVLSMIVVFLVLAALYESWSIPLSVMLVVPLGLIGAIGAVLLRGLPNDVFFKVGMITVIGLSAKNAILIVEFAKQLRDEGKGLIEAAVQASKLRLRPILMTSLAFGLGVVPLMIATGASAETQHAIGTGVFGGMVTATVLAIFFVPVFFVFVMSIQERISAWRASRKQPATPNHGQEG; encoded by the coding sequence ATGGCTGAATTCTTTATCCGCCGCCCGGTCTTTGCGTGGGTGATCGCCCTCTTCATCATCCTGATGGGGCTGATCGCGATCCCGCAACTGCCGATCGCGCGCTATCCGTCGGTCGCGCCGCCGACCGTCACGATTACCGCAACCTACCCCGGCTCCACGCCGCAGACGATGAACGACGGCGTGCTGAGCCTCATCGAACGCGAACTGTCCGGCGTCAAGAACCTGCTTTACTTCGAATCGTCGGCCGACACGTCCGGCAGCGCGCAGATCACGGTGACGTTCAAGCCCGGCACCGATCCGGCGATGGCGCAGGTCGACGTGCAGAACAAGCTCAAGACAGTCGAGCCGCGCCTGCCGTCGGTCGTGCGCCAGAACGGCGTGATCGTGGAATCCGCGACGTCCGGCTTCCTGATGCTCGTCGGCCTGCGTTCCGACAGCGGCCGCTTCGACGAAGGCGCGCTCAGCGATTACATGGCGCGCAGCGTGGCCGAGGAGCTGCGCCGGATCGACGGCGTGGGCCGCGTGCAGCTGTTCGGCTCCGAACGCGCGATGCGCGTGTGGGTGAATCCGCAGAAGCTGATCGACTACGGCCTGTCGATGAGCGACCTGACGACCGCGATCGGCCAGCAGAACGTACAGATCGCGCCGGGCAGCCTCGGCGCGTCGCCCGCGCTGCCGGGCCAGCGCGTGAGCGTGCCGCTCACCGTCCAGGGCCAGCTCACGACGCCGGAAGAATTCGCGGCCGTCGTACTGCGCGCGAACGCGGACGGCTCCAGGGTAGTGCTCGGCGACGTCGCTCGCGTCGAGCTCGGCTCGCAGGGTTACGGCTTCGTGAACCGCGAGAACGGCAAGCCGGCCACCCTCGCCGGCGTGCTGCTCTCGCCGGGCGCGAATGCGGTGAAGACCGCCGATGCCGTGCGTACCCGGATGGCCGAACTGAGCAAGGCGATGCCGTCGGGCATGACCTACTCGATTCCGTTCGATACGTCGCCGTTCGTCAAGATCTCGATCGAGAAGGTGCTGCACACGCTGATCGAGGCGATGGTGCTCGTGTTCCTCGTGATGTACCTGTTCCTGCAAAACGTACGCTACACGCTGATTCCGGCCATCGTCGCACCGGTCGCGATGCTCGGCACGTTCACGATCATGGCGATGACGGGCTTCTCGATCAACGTGCTGACGATGTTCGGCATGGTGCTCGCAATCGGCATCATCGTCGACGACGCGATCGTCGTCGTCGAGAACGTCGAGCGCCTGATGGCCGAGGAAGGCCTGTCGCCGAAGGAAGCGACGTCGAAGGCGATGAAGGAAATCACGGGCGCCATCGTCGGCATCACGCTCGTCCTGACCGCCGTGTTCATTCCGATGGCCATGTCGAGCGGCTCGGTCAGCGTGATCTACAAGCAGTTCACGCTGTCGATGGCCGTGTCGATCCTGTTCTCGGCGCTGCTCGCGCTGACGCTCACGCCGGCCCTGTGCGCGACGATGCTCAAGCCGCTCGAACCGGGTCATCACGAGAAGCGCGGCTTCTTCGGCTGGTTCAACCGCCGCTTCGACCGCCTGACGAAATGGTACGAGACGCGCGTCGGCCGCCTGGTCCGCCGCACGGGTCGCATGATGCTGCTGTTCGTCGCGATCGCGGGCGCGCTGGTGTTCGGCTTCAAGAACCTGCCGTCGTCGTTCCTGCCCGACGAGGACCAGGGCTACTTCATGACCAGCTTCCTGCTGCCCGCCGACGCGACCACCGAGCGCACGCATGACGTCGTCAAGAAGCTGGAGAGGCATCTTGCTTCCCGCGCTGCGATCCAGTCGAACATTTCCGTGATGGGCTACGGCTTCTCCGGCCAGGGCTCGAACGCCGCGCTGAACTGGGCGGTGCTCAAGGACTGGAAGAACCGCGGCGGCTCGTCGACGCTCGAGGAAAGCATGCTCGCCCAGCAGGCGATGGCCGGTGCGACCGAAGGTGCGGTGATGAGCCTGCTGCCGCCGGCGATCGACGAAATGGGCAACAGCTCGGGCTTCACGATGCGCCTCGAGGACCGCGCCAACCAGGGCGAGGCCGCGCTCAAGGCGGCCGAAGCGAAGCTGCTCGGACTGGCCGCGCAAAGCAGGATCGTGACGGGCGTGTATCCGGACAGTCTGCCGGCCGGCACGAGCGTGCGCCTGGAGATCGATCGTGCGAAGGCGCAAGCGCTCGGCGTGTCGTTCACGACGCTCAGCGACACGCTGTCGACCGCGATGGGCTCGACCTACGTGAACGACTTCCCGAACGCGGGCCGCATGCAGCAGGTGATCATCCAGGCCGATGCGCCGGCGCGCATGCAGATCGACAACGTGATGAAGCTCTACGTGCGCAACGCGGCCGGCGGTATGGTCCCGCTGTCCGAAATGGTCCGCCCGGTCTGGACCGACACGCCGCTGCAGATGGTGCGCTTCCAGGGCTACCCGTCCGCGCGTATTTCGGGCGGTGCCGCACCCGGCCAGTCGAGCGGCGCGGCCATGGCCGAGATGGAGCGTCTCGCCGCGCAATTGCCGCCCGGCTTCGCGGTCGAATGGACCGGGCAGTCGCTGCAGGAACGCCAGTCGGCGTCGCAGGCGCCGATGCTGATGGTGCTGTCGATGATCGTCGTGTTCCTGGTGCTGGCCGCGCTGTACGAGAGCTGGTCGATTCCGCTGTCGGTGATGCTGGTGGTGCCGCTCGGCCTGATCGGTGCAATCGGCGCGGTGCTGCTGCGCGGATTGCCGAACGACGTGTTCTTCAAGGTCGGGATGATCACCGTGATCGGCCTGTCCGCAAAGAACGCGATCCTGATCGTCGAATTCGCGAAGCAGTTGCGCGACGAAGGCAAGGGCTTGATCGAAGCGGCCGTGCAGGCGTCGAAGCTGCGCCTGCGCCCGATCCTGATGACCTCCCTCGCGTTCGGCCTCGGCGTCGTCCCGCTGATGATCGCGACCGGCGCGAGCGCCGAGACGCAGCACGCGATCGGTACCGGCGTGTTCGGCGGCATGGTGACCGCCACCGTGCTGGCCATTTTCTTCGTCCCCGTTTTCTTTGTGTTCGTGATGAGTATCCAGGAGCGTATCTCCGCATGGCGGGCCTCCCGCAAGCAGCCTGCTACCCCGAATCACGGACAGGAAGGTTGA
- a CDS encoding efflux RND transporter periplasmic adaptor subunit → MKNQERCCYGAVCALVAAMLAGCGPSEQQAAAPATPVAAMTLTASRLDVTEDLPGRVAAVRTAEIRPQVSGIVQRRLFEQGTEVRTGQPLFQINPAPFKADMDTASASLQRAQAALERAKVQTARFKPLVEADAISRQVYDDAVSQRDQAAADVAQARATLARRQLDLKFAAVEAPITGRIDQALVTEGALVASTDSQPMARIQQIDQVYVDVRQPAVSLESLRGALASQPESTGNGLPVDVLRGDDTRYDVKGRMLFSGINVDPGTGDVLVRVLVDNPKRQLLPGMYVRARIPRAHYANALTVPQQAIVRAGGKPQVWVLDAKGTAHLKAVEVGELTNRSYRIKSGLQAGQKIVVEGMERLIDGASTAATDWKSPDAAATASAH, encoded by the coding sequence ATGAAGAATCAAGAACGATGCTGCTACGGCGCCGTATGCGCGCTGGTGGCGGCGATGCTGGCGGGTTGCGGGCCCTCCGAGCAGCAGGCCGCCGCACCGGCCACCCCGGTTGCGGCGATGACGCTGACAGCCTCGCGCCTCGACGTGACCGAAGACCTGCCGGGCCGTGTCGCGGCCGTGCGGACCGCCGAGATCCGGCCGCAGGTCAGCGGGATCGTGCAGCGCCGGCTGTTCGAGCAAGGCACCGAAGTGCGTACGGGCCAGCCGCTGTTCCAGATCAATCCGGCGCCGTTCAAGGCCGACATGGATACGGCCTCGGCGTCGCTGCAGCGCGCGCAGGCCGCACTCGAGCGCGCGAAGGTGCAGACGGCGCGCTTCAAGCCGCTCGTCGAAGCCGATGCAATCAGCCGCCAGGTGTACGACGACGCCGTGTCGCAGCGCGACCAGGCGGCCGCCGACGTCGCCCAGGCCCGCGCGACGCTCGCGCGCCGCCAGCTCGACCTGAAATTCGCGGCGGTGGAAGCCCCGATCACCGGCCGCATCGACCAGGCGCTCGTGACCGAGGGAGCGCTGGTCGCCAGCACCGACAGCCAGCCGATGGCGCGCATCCAGCAGATCGACCAGGTCTACGTGGACGTGCGCCAGCCGGCCGTGTCGCTCGAATCGCTGCGCGGCGCGCTCGCGTCGCAGCCGGAAAGCACGGGCAACGGCCTGCCGGTCGACGTGCTGCGCGGCGACGACACGCGCTACGACGTGAAGGGCCGCATGCTGTTCTCGGGCATCAACGTCGACCCGGGCACCGGCGACGTGCTGGTGCGCGTGCTGGTCGACAACCCGAAGCGCCAACTGCTGCCGGGCATGTACGTGCGCGCCCGCATTCCGCGCGCGCACTACGCGAACGCGCTGACGGTGCCGCAGCAGGCCATCGTGCGCGCCGGCGGCAAACCGCAGGTCTGGGTGCTCGACGCGAAGGGCACCGCACATCTGAAGGCCGTCGAAGTCGGCGAGCTGACGAACCGCAGCTATCGCATCAAGTCGGGCCTGCAGGCGGGGCAGAAGATCGTCGTCGAAGGCATGGAGCGCCTGATCGATGGCGCATCGACCGCCGCAACCGACTGGAAGTCGCCTGACGCGGCCGCCACCGCGTCCGCGCACTGA
- a CDS encoding ankyrin repeat domain-containing protein, translating into MRSERLTRTIRATAAALALAAIAGCAQLPDQPAYSKADPAALRRYDGDWFDAARVGRVDILRALHDAGYPIDATDSRGYTAVILASYDGQPAALDYLLSAGANACAGDRHGNTALMGALFKNEPDIARRLLDTRCPIDQTNGAGETALGFATLFNRFELIPLLVAHGANPNHVDRRGQSLLRLALTHDNTEAADALRRAGAGQ; encoded by the coding sequence ATGCGATCAGAACGCCTGACACGCACGATCCGCGCGACCGCAGCGGCCCTGGCGCTGGCCGCGATCGCCGGCTGCGCGCAACTTCCAGACCAACCGGCGTATTCCAAAGCCGATCCCGCCGCGCTGCGCCGTTATGACGGCGACTGGTTCGACGCGGCCCGCGTCGGACGCGTCGACATCCTGCGTGCATTGCACGACGCCGGTTATCCGATCGACGCCACCGACAGCCGCGGCTATACGGCCGTGATACTCGCGTCCTACGACGGCCAGCCCGCCGCGCTCGACTACCTGCTGTCGGCCGGCGCCAACGCGTGCGCCGGCGATCGCCACGGCAACACCGCGCTGATGGGCGCTCTCTTCAAGAACGAACCCGACATCGCGCGGCGCCTGCTCGACACGCGTTGCCCGATCGACCAGACGAACGGCGCCGGCGAAACCGCGCTGGGGTTCGCAACGCTGTTCAATCGTTTCGAGCTGATCCCGCTACTCGTCGCGCACGGCGCGAATCCGAACCATGTCGATCGGCGCGGCCAGTCGCTGCTGCGGCTCGCGCTGACGCACGACAACACGGAAGCCGCGGATGCACTGCGGCGCGCCGGTGCCGGACAGTAG
- a CDS encoding catalase — MSSSSHRVLRHAVAAICVAFSASPYAAELTRDSGAPVGDNQNSQTAGPAGPVLLQDSALIEKLQRFDRERIPERVVHARGTGAFGEFVPTADISDLTKAKVFTPGTRTPVFVRFSTVMGSRGSPEQARDPRGFAVKFYTQQGNWDMVGINWPVFFIRDGIKFPDFVHANKPSAVTGVQDPNLAFDFFANTPEATHMLTMLYTNAGMPDSYRHMDGFAVHAFKFVNAHGDVHYVKFHWKSQQGVHGLRPQDIAASIGRDWNMMTNDLYGALKQGDYPKWDLYVQVLTPKDLNRFDFDALDDTKVWTGVPERKIGTMTLNRVPDNYFQSTEESAFAPSRLVPGIEPSEDRMLQDRLFAYADTQLYRLGSNYMDLPINRPAVPVVNNNQDGKMNAGDRKGEVNYEPSTLHELAQDPQYKSVRTTLAGTTQQEAIRKKLLFRQAGEYYRGLSQQDKDDLITALSGDLGKVTNARNQYAMLSYFYKADADYGTRLAQAVHANVQQVQSLAAKLNED, encoded by the coding sequence ATGTCCTCATCCTCCCATCGCGTGCTGAGACACGCAGTCGCCGCAATCTGCGTTGCGTTCTCCGCGTCTCCGTACGCCGCCGAACTCACCCGGGACTCGGGCGCGCCCGTCGGCGACAACCAGAATTCGCAGACGGCCGGCCCTGCCGGCCCCGTGCTCCTGCAGGACTCCGCGCTCATCGAAAAACTGCAGCGCTTCGATCGCGAGCGCATTCCGGAACGTGTCGTGCATGCGCGCGGCACCGGCGCATTCGGCGAGTTCGTGCCGACCGCCGACATCTCGGACCTGACGAAAGCGAAGGTCTTCACGCCTGGCACCCGCACGCCGGTATTCGTGCGGTTCTCCACCGTGATGGGCTCCCGCGGCTCGCCCGAACAGGCGCGCGACCCGCGCGGCTTCGCGGTAAAGTTCTATACGCAGCAGGGCAACTGGGACATGGTCGGCATCAACTGGCCCGTGTTCTTCATTCGCGACGGCATCAAGTTCCCCGACTTCGTTCACGCGAACAAGCCGAGCGCCGTAACCGGCGTGCAGGATCCGAACCTCGCATTCGACTTCTTCGCGAACACGCCCGAAGCGACGCACATGCTGACGATGCTGTACACGAATGCCGGCATGCCCGATTCGTATCGCCACATGGACGGCTTTGCCGTGCATGCGTTCAAGTTCGTCAATGCGCACGGCGACGTGCACTACGTGAAGTTCCACTGGAAAAGCCAGCAAGGCGTGCACGGCCTGCGTCCGCAGGACATCGCCGCGTCGATCGGGCGCGACTGGAACATGATGACGAACGACCTGTACGGCGCGCTGAAGCAAGGCGACTACCCGAAGTGGGATCTGTACGTGCAGGTGCTCACGCCGAAGGACCTGAACCGCTTCGACTTCGATGCGCTGGACGACACGAAGGTCTGGACCGGCGTCCCTGAACGCAAGATCGGCACGATGACGCTGAACCGCGTGCCCGACAACTACTTCCAGTCGACCGAGGAATCGGCGTTTGCGCCGTCGCGGCTCGTGCCGGGCATCGAGCCGTCCGAAGACCGGATGTTGCAGGATCGCCTGTTCGCGTACGCCGACACGCAGCTGTACCGGCTCGGCTCGAACTACATGGACCTGCCGATCAACCGGCCCGCCGTACCGGTGGTCAACAACAACCAGGACGGCAAGATGAACGCCGGCGACCGCAAGGGCGAGGTGAACTACGAACCGTCGACGCTGCACGAGCTCGCGCAGGATCCGCAGTACAAGTCCGTACGCACGACGCTCGCCGGAACGACGCAGCAGGAAGCGATCCGCAAGAAGCTGCTGTTCCGTCAGGCGGGCGAGTACTACCGCGGCCTGTCGCAGCAGGACAAGGATGACCTGATCACCGCGCTGTCCGGCGATCTCGGCAAGGTGACGAACGCGCGCAACCAGTACGCGATGCTGTCGTACTTCTACAAGGCCGACGCCGACTACGGCACGCGTCTCGCGCAAGCCGTTCACGCGAACGTTCAGCAGGTGCAGTCGCTCGCGGCGAAGCTGAACGAGGACTGA